TATAAAACAAAAAACACTACTTTTTCTATTTACTTTACTTTTCTTTTTTCTTTGTAAAAAAACAGATTCCGTATTAGACAAGGAGTCTGTTTCGCCAGCCATACAGAAACGCCCCAATGTCCTTTGGATTGTCATTGATTCCCTAAGAGGCGATATCATTGGTCGTTATGGTGTGACTCCTAACTTGGAGTTGTTTCAAAAAACGGGGATTAACTTCCAATACCATTTGGTCAATGCAGCATGGACGAGGCCATCCACTCTGGTATTTTTTACAGGGAAATATGCTTCAGCAAATCCAGTTAATTTTTGGGATTATCCTACAACTAAATCAGAAGTGGAAGCATTTTATCGAAGTGAAAAACATCCTCTTCCTAAGTTATTAAAAGACAACTCGTTTGTTACTTATATGGTAGGGAACAATCCATTTTTGACAGATAAGTTTGGACTTGGGGTGAATGTCGGCTTTGATTCGTTATACGACTTTTCTAGTTATAACGAAGATACAAGAAGAATTACTAAAAAAACATTTGAAGTATTGGATGAAATTTCTTCGCAGGAAAAACCTTTTTTTCTTTTTTTAAATTATAACGATCCACACAAACCCTATACTCCACCACCAGGATTTACCAATCGGATTCAAACAAAAGAAATTTTAGATGAAAAGAAAATGAATTATCTCGGGGAAGTGGCCTTTGTGGATGAAGAGTTGGGAAAAGTTTTTGAAGAACTCAAAACCAAAAATCTTTGGGACAATACACTCGTCCTTATCACAGCAGATCATGGGGAAGTGATGCATAGTGCTCATGCGATCTCTCCGTTTACTGGAACAAATACTTATTATGGACATGGTCAGGATTTGTTTTTAGAAAATATCCATGTACCACTCCTGATTAAATTGCCTGGTTCAACTTTAAAACAATCGATATCTTCTATGACAAGGTCTATTGATTTATTTCCAACAGTTCTTGATTATTGTGAACTTCCGATTCCTAAGTCCATTCAGGGAAAATCACTCAAACCTTTAATTGGAAACTTAGAAACCACCAAACGAACATATTACGGTGAAACTAGGTTTACACAAGGGTATGGAGAAGGATCGGAGTTTCTTTTACAAAGGTCTTATCGTTTTCATGAATTAGGAAAATTTTGGCAGGGTTCTGTCGGAAGTGAGTTCTATTTGTATTCTGATTCCAAAAAAGATCCTAACCAAGAAAATCCATTACGTATTTCGAATATTACATCGATTAAGAACATGAAATTAAATCCATCGTTGGAAAAGAAAATCATTAGGTTTTGGAAACAAATTCGTTCTATGGAGCCAAAACTTCCTTTGTATCATCTTTCCATCCAACCAGAATCTAAAGATACAGAAATACAAATTCGAGTACCACAAGGTACCATTCGTATGGCAAATGTTCCCGATGGCCTAGTTTTGGAAGAGAAGGGAAAATTAGTGCAGATTCATACAAAACGAACTGAAGCATTTGAAATTAGTTTTGAAGTGTATCCCGATGTGAGTTTTCCCGAATTCACTGTATTGTTTTCTAAAAAACAAATTCCGAAAACAGAAATCTTTACTGGATATTTTGGTGTGAGTATGGCTTCTTGCAGTTCCAACTGTGATTTGTTATACGAATCTGGACCTCAAAGGCCAATGATCATACCTAAGGCAAAAGTTTATTTTTGGAAAGAAGGTGGGCAAAAAAAATCCTATTCTTCTAAACAAGAGTTGGGAACTGATGCTTTAGAAATTCTAAAGAAACAAGGATATGTGCAATAGTTTCAATCATTGTCTTGGTTTGTGACTGATACAGACGGCAATGTCTCTCCATGAACCCCACTCCCTCCGCCACTAAGAGAACCAAATAAAACCGAATACGCCATATTTCCATCAACAAGGAAATCATCAACTCCCGTAAGGACTACGTTTTGGAAGGTATTCCAATCGCTGGAAGTAAACACCAAACTAGAAACTGAAGATGTTCCTTCGGCAACATTAGAACTAGTAATAGGAATGGTAACATTAGATGCTGGTCGTGCCCGTAACCGAACTTGGAATCTGGACTGACCACCAATTTCCGTAGTCATTAAGTTAGGTGAAGTGACAAGCCCTCCTGAGCTATTGGGAGATGTCCCGCAAGCATTCACAGGATTGGGATCAGTGCAAGGGACGATATCATATATATAATTGATATGATTCCCTGAGATGGATAAAGGAGTGAGTGCGCTGTAAATAGCGGAGGGTGCGAAGCCCGTACCCGTTTCTCCCGATGTGACAACAGAAGATATAGTATAACTCACATCCCCTAGGCTTGCTGTATCAAGTCCTGTTACGGTGACAAGTTGGGCTGATCCAAAATTACTCGGTGTGAAGGTGAGAGGTGCTGTGGGAAAACTCACAATGCCCCCAGGGGATGTGCTGAAGTTCACAGTGACATTGGTTGTGGGTTGTGAATCCAAATGAATATAAAATTCGGAAGAAGCCCCCGATTGGGAAGTAATCACCGTGGCCGGAGTAAATCCTGAACTAGTGACCCCCGCACTATCATTATCATTCAATGTAAGCATTGGATAGTTAGAAGAAGGATAAGGGTTCACTGCATTATAAAATCCGTCAGTGGAAGAAAGGATTCCCACAACAATGGGGCAAGATACATTCCCATCATCGACAGCGTCATCATTCGGAGTCACAGTGATCGTGTTATGTGCTCCAATTGTATTCCAATTGGCACTGGTAATAGTCACAGAACTTGCGGATAGAGAAAATTGTGGAACAGAAGGGCTGGCAACGAGCTCACATGGGAAAGTTGTGGTTACGGAAATGGGAACAGTAACATCATCTGTGGGAGCTTGGCTAAGTAAAATATAGATAGGAAAAGCAGAAGAATTTTCTGCCCGTGTTAGGTTTGTAGGGGTGATTACCGTGACAGGGTTCTCAGAAATACTATAATTAAGAAGGGTGGCAGTATCTCCTGTACTTCCAACAAAGCTAACATACCAGGAAGGTGTGGACCCGGTTTCCGTCCCATTCACTGTCACCGTATAACTTACGTTCCCATCAGTTAATACATCGGAAACTCCTTGGATTTCCACGGGGATGGAAGTGCTCCAGTTCGCATCAGTAAAAAGATATTGTTTTGAGCTGACAGGGGATCCTCCATCATTGATCATCCCTTCCGTGGCATCAGAAGTGGCAACGGTCACTGTGACTTGGTTTCCAGGAAGAGGGCGGCTTCCCAGTCGTAGGCTGTACATTGCGGATTGTCCTGCTTCTGTTGTGAAGTAGGGTTGTCCTGAGTCCAAAGTAAATAAAATACTGGGAGATGGATTATCATCATCAGTGATATTGATTGTGATGTCTGAAGGATTCAAACCTTCATAATCGGTTCCCGATCCTGTAATGGCACCTAACGTTAGCGTATGGGTTCTTGTGTTGATTTCGTTGATAGAATCATTGGTGACCATAACTGTCACTGTTTGTGCTGTAGAGAAGTTGGCGTGAGTGAAGGTAAGACTTGCCGGTGAGAAAGTATATTGAGTGGAATCGGGTAAGTTAAAGGTTTCCCCTGTAATCGGAATGGTGGCAGAACCAGAAGCACAAGCCGCTAAATTACCAGGAGTGTCACACGGAGCCGAATTTAAACGGACAGTGAAGGTTCCGTCACTTCCTCCTTCTGTAAGATTTAACGTAGTCGATGAAATGGTGAAACCAACTGTATCGTTGTCTGTGACTGTCACCACCAAATTCCCGCTAGCTTCTGTGTATCCAGGAAGAGTTCCTGTGGGATAAAGGCCCGCGAAATAAGATCCACTGGCTTGTGGGATATGGATGGTCACTGGAAGATTCCCATCATCAAAGGAATCGGAGACAGAACGAATGCTAACAACTTGCACCACATCCCAACCACTCTCGCTGGTATTGCCAGTATAGTTTGCAGCCTGCCCGTTCGTTGGTGTAAAGGTAAGTGTTCGTGAGGCCGCAACTCCTGCAGTACTATTGAGTAATACCGCTTCTGTTCCATCCGAAGAAGTAATCGGACCAATCGTTACATTGGAGCTCGGTTTTAATGAAAGTCTAATTTCGAAAGTAATGGTAGAACTACCGTTTTCCACCATAGAAGATGCAGATAGGTTTTGGATGCGAACCAAGGGTTCATTACTATCGGTATTGATGGCAGTTACCGCCGCAATGGAGATAGCATTGTATTTGGGATCTGTAGAGGATGAATTTCCAAAAGAAATATTTACATTTTGGTCCCCATCGTCTGATCCATCTAACACGGATGTAATGGTAACGGTTTGAGGTGTGTTCCAGTTCCCTGTAGTAAAGTTTAAAGATGCAGGTGATACGGTTATTTCTGAGGTATTACTGGATGTGATACTTGGAATACTCACCGAGTTTGTCGGCTCCGAATTCAAAACTACGGTAAAGGTTTCTGTGGAAGGGGTTCCGTTTTCATGAACCACAAGGCCACCCACTGGTGTGACAGTAAATCCTGCCGTATCATCATCTGTGACAAGGATCGTTACTTGTGCAGGTGGTGTTACCGAATTGTATATTGGATCTGCGGAGCCACCAGTATTTACGTTTCCAAATTGTAAGGTGACAGTCCTTGTATCTTCATCAATCGAATTGTTGTTCGTTGTGATATTGACAAATTGATCTACGTTCCAATTGGCATTGGTAAATACTAGACTTGTTGTGCTGGCATTAGTGATGGAATGGTTTTCAGTTATGCCTGTGAGTGTCACTGTAAATCCATGAGGCGGTTGGGAAGAAAGATGGATGGCAAAAGAAAGATTACCTCCATTTTCTGATATGGTCAAACTCCCAGGAGTTGTAAGGACAAATCCTGGAACATCATCATCCGTATTGGTAACAGAAGGAAAGACTGGTCCCGCCAAACCATTGTAATCGGTATCGGAAGAGGTCGCCGCACCAGTTACAATTGAGACTGTACTTGACCCATCTACAATATAATCATCTACACCCGTAACAGTAACAATTTTTGGAGTGAACCATTCTCCTGGAGCAAAGGTAAGCGATGCCGGACTTGCCGTACCTTCTGAACTCGGTGTAGCTACAATGGAAGGAATAGTTACCGAATTAGTTGGTAAAGTGTTTAGCACTACGGCAAAGCTAACAGCCCCACCGGCCTCTGTTGTGGTGAGTCCTGATAGATTGACTACAGTAAACCCAGCCACATCATCATCCACATTGGTTCCCGTAATGATAGGAACTGGTTTTCCTAAGTAAGCAGGATCATTGGATACAGTTACATCGGCAGAAATTTGGAATGTACTATCATCCACACTAAAGTCGTCAATACCGGTGACTGTGACAGTTTGGGGCACATCCCAGTTGTTAGGTGTAAATACAAGTTCTACTGTTGCCACAGTGGCTTCGGTGGTATCATTTGAAACAAAGTTTCGAATATAGACATCTTGCATTGGTCTTGTTTGTAAAACATAAGCAATGTTTCCTGTGGCTCCCGTTTCGGAAGTGATTAGGCCAAATGTGGGGCTTGCTGCCACTCCAGAGGATTCATTATCTGTATTGACCACAAGTAATACAGGAAGTCCTTGAGAGGAAAATCGAATGTCGGAAGAGGAGGTGGTACCCAATTGGACTCTGTAGTTTTGATTACCATCGGAGAGTAAATCATCCACTCCCGCCAAACGTACGCTTTGTGGAGCATCCCAATTATCTTCAGTAAACTCAAGATAGGTTGCTGATAGTAAAACACCTTCTGTGGAATCAGAGACAGAAATGGGACCAATTCTCACTGAACTGTTTGGCTCTATGTTCAAACGAACTGTGAATTCTGCTTGTCTTCCATTTTCACTCGTAAATAAAAAATTCGGAGCATCGTAAATGACAGAACCTTGCCCTATTGTCGAAGCAAAGAAAGAACCGAATAACATCTGTAAATTAATTGGTGTTATGGATTGGCAGGAT
Above is a window of Leptospira wolbachii serovar Codice str. CDC DNA encoding:
- a CDS encoding sulfatase, which codes for MKPKSVTIKQKTLLFLFTLLFFFLCKKTDSVLDKESVSPAIQKRPNVLWIVIDSLRGDIIGRYGVTPNLELFQKTGINFQYHLVNAAWTRPSTLVFFTGKYASANPVNFWDYPTTKSEVEAFYRSEKHPLPKLLKDNSFVTYMVGNNPFLTDKFGLGVNVGFDSLYDFSSYNEDTRRITKKTFEVLDEISSQEKPFFLFLNYNDPHKPYTPPPGFTNRIQTKEILDEKKMNYLGEVAFVDEELGKVFEELKTKNLWDNTLVLITADHGEVMHSAHAISPFTGTNTYYGHGQDLFLENIHVPLLIKLPGSTLKQSISSMTRSIDLFPTVLDYCELPIPKSIQGKSLKPLIGNLETTKRTYYGETRFTQGYGEGSEFLLQRSYRFHELGKFWQGSVGSEFYLYSDSKKDPNQENPLRISNITSIKNMKLNPSLEKKIIRFWKQIRSMEPKLPLYHLSIQPESKDTEIQIRVPQGTIRMANVPDGLVLEEKGKLVQIHTKRTEAFEISFEVYPDVSFPEFTVLFSKKQIPKTEIFTGYFGVSMASCSSNCDLLYESGPQRPMIIPKAKVYFWKEGGQKKSYSSKQELGTDALEILKKQGYVQ
- a CDS encoding beta strand repeat-containing protein; protein product: MFRVCISIVFLFFSILSVSCQSITPINLQMLFGSFFASTIGQGSVIYDAPNFLFTSENGRQAEFTVRLNIEPNSSVRIGPISVSDSTEGVLLSATYLEFTEDNWDAPQSVRLAGVDDLLSDGNQNYRVQLGTTSSSDIRFSSQGLPVLLVVNTDNESSGVAASPTFGLITSETGATGNIAYVLQTRPMQDVYIRNFVSNDTTEATVATVELVFTPNNWDVPQTVTVTGIDDFSVDDSTFQISADVTVSNDPAYLGKPVPIITGTNVDDDVAGFTVVNLSGLTTTEAGGAVSFAVVLNTLPTNSVTIPSIVATPSSEGTASPASLTFAPGEWFTPKIVTVTGVDDYIVDGSSTVSIVTGAATSSDTDYNGLAGPVFPSVTNTDDDVPGFVLTTPGSLTISENGGNLSFAIHLSSQPPHGFTVTLTGITENHSITNASTTSLVFTNANWNVDQFVNITTNNNSIDEDTRTVTLQFGNVNTGGSADPIYNSVTPPAQVTILVTDDDTAGFTVTPVGGLVVHENGTPSTETFTVVLNSEPTNSVSIPSITSSNTSEITVSPASLNFTTGNWNTPQTVTITSVLDGSDDGDQNVNISFGNSSSTDPKYNAISIAAVTAINTDSNEPLVRIQNLSASSMVENGSSTITFEIRLSLKPSSNVTIGPITSSDGTEAVLLNSTAGVAASRTLTFTPTNGQAANYTGNTSESGWDVVQVVSIRSVSDSFDDGNLPVTIHIPQASGSYFAGLYPTGTLPGYTEASGNLVVTVTDNDTVGFTISSTTLNLTEGGSDGTFTVRLNSAPCDTPGNLAACASGSATIPITGETFNLPDSTQYTFSPASLTFTHANFSTAQTVTVMVTNDSINEINTRTHTLTLGAITGSGTDYEGLNPSDITINITDDDNPSPSILFTLDSGQPYFTTEAGQSAMYSLRLGSRPLPGNQVTVTVATSDATEGMINDGGSPVSSKQYLFTDANWSTSIPVEIQGVSDVLTDGNVSYTVTVNGTETGSTPSWYVSFVGSTGDTATLLNYSISENPVTVITPTNLTRAENSSAFPIYILLSQAPTDDVTVPISVTTTFPCELVASPSVPQFSLSASSVTITSANWNTIGAHNTITVTPNDDAVDDGNVSCPIVVGILSSTDGFYNAVNPYPSSNYPMLTLNDNDSAGVTSSGFTPATVITSQSGASSEFYIHLDSQPTTNVTVNFSTSPGGIVSFPTAPLTFTPSNFGSAQLVTVTGLDTASLGDVSYTISSVVTSGETGTGFAPSAIYSALTPLSISGNHINYIYDIVPCTDPNPVNACGTSPNSSGGLVTSPNLMTTEIGGQSRFQVRLRARPASNVTIPITSSNVAEGTSSVSSLVFTSSDWNTFQNVVLTGVDDFLVDGNMAYSVLFGSLSGGGSGVHGETLPSVSVTNQDND